Genomic DNA from Euleptes europaea isolate rEulEur1 chromosome 14, rEulEur1.hap1, whole genome shotgun sequence:
TTTGGCCAGGATTGCCTTTTTTATGACAACAGCATCTGATCACTAGATTTGAGCCATGTAGACAAGCTGCTAAACCGACCGAGGCCATTTTATTTCCTGGTTTCCTCGGTGCTGCGGCACATTCAGCTTAACTCTTTTCCCATCTGAAGGAGACAGCAAAATCTGCTCCTAAAGCTTTGAGAATCGGCGGTTGACCCAGTTCCAGCCTAGGGTCAAACTATGGTTACCTGGCTAATGTGCTTGTCCTGGATATTaactaacttaaaaaaacaaacggtggttataaaaataaataaagtcattTTGGGTTTTAAGTCATTTTTGGTTGTTTGGGTCTGTGGGGAACATTTGGCATCCTTGGTTGGACTTCAGTCTATTCTCAAGAGGGATGAAAATGGGGAGAGGAGACATTCTGTTTTCCAAAGACTGTTTTATTGTAAAATCATAAATACAACACTTGACATGAATCTCCCAAGAAACAGCTTATTAGAGGTACAGGCTCTTATTTTATGTATTCCACCCGGGCATTTAACTTGGGAAAAAATCTGTCTTTAGGAACCTTCCAAGTAACTTCAGAGTAGGGCTGTGTCTATTCTGGTAACAACGTTTGTGCTAAGAAAACCCCTTTTTCTTGTACAAATTgagtgggttttaaaaaatgtaggtttttcttctgttttgcttAAATTTAGCTAGAAACCCCACAAAGGCTACTATGGGTGGGCCAAAGacgaagcccccccccaaactaatTTTAAATCTGCTAATTCAACACACATTTTCAATCTCTGCCTCCTATGGCCCAGCAAAATTGATCTAAATgcttctgcagtgcaaaactatttagtctggaaattttgatatgctggcatgtgattggtcagttgaccatattaataaatttgatctAAATGCAAGCTGAGTTTATGAAGCCGAATTTTGCACTTGCAGTATTCTGTACTACTGTGGCCTATGCACACATTTGTCTCTGAAAAAATAAGCCCTGTCTCAAGAAAATCTTACTGGAATGTCGTATTCTTTAAGGTGTTGCagaacttctgttttattttgctaccagCTACCCCACTGGAACTATACACACAGCCCTGCTTTAGAGTTTCTTCTGTGCTACTGCTGGGAAGCTAGTTGGCTTCATTCATCTTTGGGCATGAGTCCCTCCGTTCAGGTTGATTACAAGTAGCAATTATTGTTAAAGGGGGCTTGTGTGGCTTATTAATAGCGTTCCACACTGAAACCGCCCCATGTCAAAACAGCAGGGAATCAGTTAGCTTTGTATTTAATTCTCCTATCTGCCCAccctttcctccccccgcccccaggcaaAACCTGAGAACGCTTAACGGTTTCAAATGTTTCTTCACAGAAAGCAAAGTCAGCTACGGAGTTTGTGCCGAAAAATGCACTTGGGAGACCATTCTTGAACACCAACCATACAGGAGACTTTGAACAAGAGTCTTTCTTTATTTAACACACAGCAAGCGTGACAGTagataacctttttttttttaaatacagtacATGTTTTGACAGGAGGGTCGGCTGCCCTTGACCAGTTccccacaacccctcccccccaatcatGAAGACAAGCCAGTGGTGGCGATCTTTATAAAAATAGTGTGTTGCTACAAAAGTATAAATTAATGCTACCGGTATTAAGAAATATTAAACACAGTAAAACTTATAAGGATTAagaaaaatattcattaataccTGTAGAAAACTCTGgcctaaaaatattttttttaatatttttaaacttttttttctgtAATCTTTCTCTTTTAAAGATGTTAGTTTTCTGTAACTCTCAGGTAGAGAGACGCAGGTTACTGCATCTCTGGTATTGCCTGGAACATTAATCTACGACAAAGGAAAAGTACATACTTCACTGCAGGTAGAGAAGGCAGGGGCAGAAAGGTAATTGgtttttacaaacaaacaaacaaaaaacccagatacttcctccccttcctcttagCTGAATTCCTACCACCCATAATAGGATTCAGTTCAGATAAAATGTGATAATGGTTTATTGTATCTTTTGGTGGTTTGAAGTCAGGATTTGGCTCGCAGATGATCCTCCAAATCCTGGCTTGCCTTGTAACACATTGGTTCAATTGCCTTTGCTTTTTTGCCTACAGTGGTGCCGTTGGTATCTGAACCAGCGTTGTGCTAGGGCTTCAGACCATAGCTTAACATATCCTGTAGCTATGGATCAGTGTCACAGGGCTTTTATGTGATGTGTATGAACTGAGCATAGGAGCAGGGACATTACCAGTCAAGTTGGCGTCTTCTCATCCCCAATAGTGCAGGGCGGGATTAGACAATGCTGGCTTCAGAGTAAGATAAAAGCAGGAAGCATAAATGTTGCACACAATACTTTAGAGTCTTCCCCACAGTGATGGTTCTGAGGTTCGTTGTGGCAGCTGCCAAACGCAGCAGCAACGGGCTTCCACAAAGTAAGTTTTAGTGCACCTTTTTCTTAACTGGTAATAGACATAATGCTATTATCAATTACCAGTTGgggacaccccccaaaaaaaaattcttgaggtgtgggggggatgtgACCACTGGAGTGCCAGTGTGGGCAGGGCTAGGCAAGATCCACACTTGCCCATCCATACAGCAGCCACCCCTGGCCTTCCTGAGATCTTTCAAAAAAGAACATCGTTTCGGAAAGATCACAGGAAAAGCCAGTCAGTGCATGAACGCGGCATGCTGTGTGGAAGtgggcaacacccccccccacacacacacttcaaaatAGCACCCAAGCTGCACCAAAACACTGCTGTGGAAGAGATCGAGGAGTGAGTGGTAGGTGCCATGAGAGGAAAGGCAATTAATTTCTTTCACGAGGCTACCCATGGTGGCCCATGCCTGCATCATCTGAAGACAGCATATTATTTTATTCATACTGTGCAAACGATAAAAGGTAACTGAGTAATTGTAAAACGGATTTCATTTTCCCTGGCTATCAGGCCTGTCTCATCAGTACTGGCTGCTTCGGAGCTGTTACCTGCTGCACTAGGAGCTCTTTTTCCTGCGACCTGTAGAGGATGATAACCCCACCGTGAGGGCTACAGGCAAGAAGTGTTCTGGTGGGGCATGGGCTGTACTGTAAACAGTTCTGCAGGCATGCTTTTCAGGCTGGGGTTAGATAGTGGGAGCTATTTTTCCTCAGGATGAGCTATTTTTCCTGGGCATGGTGCTGCTGCTCGCTTAAGGGCCCAGGAAGTCAAGGCAAATTGCCTCTTTCCCCAGTTCTCTGTCCCCAGCCAGCCCAGCATAAGCTCCCAGGAACTGTGGCTcaattgtagagcatctgcttggcaagcagaaggccccaggttcaatccccagcatctccagttaaagggattaaagggactaggcaagtaagtgatgagaaagacccctgcctgagaccctggagagctgctgccggtctgagtagacaatactgactgatggaccaagggtttgattcagtataaggcagtttcatgtgttcaacacgtCTTACAATACATCAGGCCACTGGTttagcaaagtcagtattgtctacactgactggcagtggctctccagggtctcaatctTTCCCATCCTACCCCTAACTCCTTTAAAATCAAGAGGATATAGTCCAGCATTTATAGCAGTGGGAAATGCTTTGGCTTATCAGAGGTTGTTTGGTACAATGTCTTTTCTTGATTTATAACAGTTTAAAACCAGTTGATTTCCACTTATACCTAGACCCTAAACATAGCTTTAAATCTCCAGAGGCCGCTGACCTTAACTGCCCATTGCTGAAGCTTGTAGCACCTAGATAAAAACAGGTGTTTTTGCAGTGGTCACGGGTGGACCAATCTCCCCCACTCACCCCGTAGTTGCTTCACAGGGTTCAATATTAAGATAAGGTGTGCGGGACGAGGGGGGAACAGTTGGTAGCCATGAACATCTTTTTAACATGAAGGCCTTTCCTtgcctttatcccttagaagctccttgatccactgatcttgagtagcgtaattttaaatctgatgtttgagggatataacgaccaaaataaatcttgccactgacaatgtagccttgggatccctgtcaataAATACAGGAAGGCCTTGCTCGGGTTTTACTAAGCTTAAATCAGAGGGGCTTTCCCAGAGCCATGTGGATCCCTTGCTCGTATTGCTCCCTTTTACACGTCAGCTATCTTTCCCATCTCCGCCCGGCGCTATGAATTCCCGCACAAAGCAGCAACAACCTACACCAGCTGACCCTTCCACTGCCACCCTTAACTGTAAAGCCATTTTGTTCAACCTAAGGCAGCAGCAATCAACTGCTTGCCCTTTGCTTTACGGGCCTCCAAGCAAGAAAAATACTGGCCTGCAAGAAAAGAACCCCTCTACCTTTGGCTGTCTTGCCTGTGATCATCACGCCTTAACGTGGGCGAGCAGTGGCATCAAGGAAGTATGGGGCCGCTTTTGTCTTTGCTCTACAGATCTGGGAGGTTTTCATAAGATTTCAAAAAGATGTTTTGCTGGTAGGGGAAACAATGAGAGGTCTGTACGTATGCTTGGAGAAGCGGATCCTTTCTCAGACTACCGGCAGGCTCTAGCTTTGCGCTAGGTTGGGGTGATAgaacaggttcccccccccctctacagcaggggtccccaacctttttgagcctatgggcacctttggaattctaataGTGTGGTGGGctcaggcacaaaatggctgctgcagggggcggagccagccacaaaaaaggCTGTCATGGCttacacacagtgaagatctttgtgttgtggtggtggctggtgccaaagcaacgtttttaaaaatctgcaccgtCAAATCTCCAATGTCCAAACAGAACCCTTGCCAGTCAAAACCCTCACTttgccctacccactttctaaaagcacttggcaggtaccaggaaagatgtcagtgggttgcatggtgcccacaggcaccatgttggggacccctggtctacagaGTGCCCAGGAAGTCGGAGGCCGCCATTTTCCAAAAACAGACTTTTCTCTAATGGGGAAGAGCACCACTTGCAGAATTGGGCCAAATATCAGGCAAGGTGGCCCAAGCCACTACACTTTTCTTCTCTTCTGCTGTGTAACCAAGAAGTTTACCTGGTCCACCAAAATCCAAGGTAGGATAAGACAGACTCATCTctctgcagggagcaagggcagaCTTGGCTGTTTCCCAACCACACCACAAGTGCCAaacaaaaccttttaaaatgaaattggcacttatgtattttttttaaaaggggtaggGTTAAGGAGAAAAGTAAAAGCCCACCGACCCTGAAACACCACTGAGGGTATGGTTTGAGGTAGCCCTTGTGGCAATGTGCCTGGTTTTGAGGGAGCAGCTACAAGACTGTGATAATCCAGCCTGAGGCTATTCAGAGTTGCTCTGGGAAGCCTGTATCTCTGTCCCCACAGGAGCAAGTACCAGGTGATGGCAGGCCCAAGCTGTGCGCCTCATCTcctaatccccctccccaaacctacacCTGCAACATCCATGCACCGGAGGAGACCACTATACCGACACACCCAGCTGCTGCCTACAGGACATGCAGGCGCGCCAGCtgcaagctcccccccccacacacacacacacagctgcgcCACAATGGGCCACCTCCCACATAAAGCAGTAAGAACTCAGCAGGTATTACAGTTCAGGGAACAAACAGGTACATGGCACGGGTCTGGAGAGGAAGGAGAAACCTGGACTCACTTTGTACCAAGCTTCCAACTGTTCTGGAAAAGAACCAGCACTTCGACACTGAAGGGCTTCATACTGCATGGTGAGATCTTCTCCCACGGACACTCCTTCTGGCCCAGCCCAGGCCTGCAGGAAGAGGTGTCTGGGTGGCAACTGCTTTGGTTGGCAAAGTGTCCTCCTGTAAGGTTTTTTACAGCAACTGTGACAGGCTGAGCAGCTGCCTAAGTCAGTATTAAACCACCGGCCTCTCTACGTGCCTACGCTGTAGAAAGGAAAGGGACATATTCAGGGATGAGATGGCTTGGGGGAAGCGAGCAGGTCTACGCAAGCGGCGGCCTTCAGGCCGGCAGGTTCATCTTGCCTTCTGCCCAAGGTGAGCAAAACCAGCGCTTCCGTAAAGGACAATACACTGCGCCGAGGTCAACTATTGCTTTGAATGTGGGTATCCCAGAGGGAAGGCTCGTGGGCACAGGTGCGCGAAAGATCTTAAACTCACAGTAATTTTTGGAGAGGGCAGAGAAGGAAAGGGGTTCGGACAGACTCGGGTGTAGGTTAGCTGCTAACGGTATTTCACCATGAGCAAGAATCCTGCACCAAagaaccatctctctctctcaatgcTAGAATCCGCACAGAGACCTTTTTGTGATACACCAGTGCAAGGAGCCGGTGTTTCCTGGAattttattggggaggggaggaggtcaTTATTGTGTATATAAAAAAATAGAAACAcctatagaaaaaaaaaccaagtttgTTACAGACATTCTTTGCCACAATAAATTATCTCGGGTCTAACTTGAAATCTTTTCAAAAGGTAAAATTGCTAAGCTATCAAACTCAGAAATTGAGAGCGGAGACAGAGtagttatttttctttcattaaaaaaaaactcttaataataattaattaatttttaaaaaatccttcaaGTCTCCCTTCCTGATTACTAGAGATAATTGGTGTTTTGGAAACACAGCTGCCCTTGTGAACTTGCACTGTTACGCTCAGAAGGCCGAGGCGAGACGCCTTCGTGATACACAGTTCTCTTTAGGAGCAAAGTCCAGTGTGGATCCGAAAAAGCAGGTGTGGTTCCCCCTGGCAGGAGGGCCCATGAgatggtggggtgtgtgtgaaacagaacagcaggaaaggagaaagaaagagaaaaaccaaTAACAATTCAAGTCACTAGAACTCAGCTGCCAGAAGACAGAAGAGTGCTGTCTGCCAGAAGAGTATAAGTATCCAATTGGTCTGCCCCCCCTCAGCAGTGTAAGTATGTTTATCAAGttcgcacgcgcgcacacacacacacacacacacacacacactcgcaagGAAGGAGTGTGTTCTTAGCAGAGGTATGGCTCTGGCACACACCCCAGCATTCCTTTCCATCCTAGCTTTTTATACacacattaaatatatatatatatatataaaaagccattttgtttcccagggCAATCAGAAATGAGGTCCACAGTGTTCAGAACTTAAATGGGATTCTTTGTTTGGAACAGTGTTTTGTTATGTGTTGAGGGTAGTGTCGGAGGGTAACTTCGcccccatctccctcccctcccccctccctcccactgaGTTTTAAAGCATATTGGACTTCAAGAACATGAGCTTGTTCATATCTTCTGGACTGAGCAGCCGTCTCCTCTTGATCAAGAGGGCCTGCTCACACATATTTACACAGTTGCTTCTGGCACCCACCGCGGGCACTGCTAGGAGCCAAAAGGCCAACTTGGCTAGTTTAGTATGCTTCTGAGTAACGCAGGACCAGTACTGAAAGAGGTCGGGTGTGGCTTGGAAGAGGGGCTCCTGCAGGTAGTCATAGACTTCGTTTTTGCCCGACCGGTCGTCTTCCTGAGTTGGCGAGCTTTCGCTTGAGGTCCGTGGTTTTTTGGTGGAAGGCTCAAACTCTGGCTCCTCTGCCCAAGACTCTTTCACTTCATTGATCAGCTCGCAGACTTTGCCGATGATCTCCTCGTGTTGATATGGTGGGACCGGGCGCAGCTTCTGCTGCGGGTCCAGAATCATGGCGACCTTGTGGGCCGAGTGAACTTTGAAGTTTTCCTTCAGCGCTTCCAGAAAGAGGTGGCACAGTTTGCTGACGATGCCCGCGTCGTTGGCTTTGGAGGTGAAGAGCTTCTCCAATTTCACGTAGGTGGGCAGCACCAGCTGTAAGGTGGGCCGGCTCTCGTTGCTCAGTTCGATGACGGCTTGCTTCACTGGAGCCAAAATGGCAGCCAGGTTGCTGAGCAAGTGCTTGTTAAGGTTCTGGATGAGATTCATCTTCTTGGCTCTGCTGTAGAATTCGCAGATCTGCTCGTAGCGCTCATGGACGAGCAGCAGGGAGTCCGTCACAGAATTCCAGCAGGGTGGGGGTGACGTCTCCTCAAGGGAGCCAAAAGTCTCCTTAGAGATCCCCGTAGAACCCGCCAGATCCTCACAGACATTCAGCAGCTCAATGACTTCGTGCATGTTGCGAGCCTGAAGAGTCCGCTTGTTCAGCACGCTCTGCACGACTGAGTTCAAGGCACACGCCGAGCAACGCAGGCACATGCCTGCCTTGGAGAAAGCGGAGGAACTCACCTTGCAGTCTGTGACGTACACTGTTCTGATCTCAGACATCACAAACTCAGACAGCACGTTCTGCACCCAGTGGTGGACCAAGTCCCCGTTGTCTCTAAGATCTACCCCCTTGATCCCCAAGACATAGCTCTTGATGCTATTGCCTTCTGCCTGGTAAGCAGTCAAGATGTAGCACGAATCGGGGCCGACGCTCTGTGAGTGACAGGTGACACCTATGCCCAAGCAAGCGTTGCTGCCCAGGGCACAcgtcaccttcaccttcacctggTTGTACATCCGAGGCAAATGCTTCAGAGCCAGCGTGTTAAAGTTGCCCAGGATCTCTGTGACTGAGAAGGCCCCGTAGCGGGCACCGCTGTCGACGAGGGTTTGAGCCAGCTTGATGAACTCCTTGCCGCTCACCACGCTCAGCGTCCCCAGGTCAGCACACATCACCCGCAGCAGCCTCTCGGCGATGGTCTGCCGCTCCTTCTCAGGGATCGCACTGTTTGTCAGCGAGCTGCTGGCTGATGCTGTAGGAAAGGGTAGGGGGGGTGGAGGACAAACCTTCAGCCGCAAGAAGTGAGACCTTGCAGCGGAATGATTAAAAAACAGCCTCAGCCGCTTTACTGACCACACAGCAAGAAGCCAGCAGGCGTCCTCAACATTCTAAGTATGGGCCAGTCCTAGCATAGCATTGGCTATGTGCTGAGTGGGTCGCTGGTCCCGCAAACCTTCCCAGTAATGTGGCCTCTGGTCttggggaggagaagagttgaggctcagcggcagagctcctgctttgcatgcagaaggaccctgGGCCACCGGCGGCTGATCCCTACTCTGGTGCACCTGAACACAAAACAACACTCGTCGGTACATACTGTTGTTAGCGTTGTTTCTTTGGAGGTGTGGTTTCCACTTTTCTTCCACCACTGCTGGAGGTGACCTGGGGTGGTTGGAGGCGAGGCTGTTCTCGTTGTCAGCTATGGGGCACAACAAAGGAGGCACGGGAATCTACAGTTTACTttcaacttaaaaaacaaaacccaaacaagACTCAAAGTTCTACTAGCCACTTACCCAACAGAGACTGCCTctggtgtagtgtggtgtagcgtggtgtagtggttaatagcggtggtttggagtggtggactctgatctggagaaccaggtttgattccccactcctccacatgagtggcagactctaatctggtgaactgggttttattccccacttacACATggatccagctgggtgaccttgcgcaagttacagctctgttagggctctctcagccccacctacctcacagggtgtctgttgtggggaggggaagggaaggtgattgtaagccagtttgagtctcccttaagtggtagagaaagtcggcatataaaaaccaactcttcttcttctctatacTATGGTATACTGGAATAATAGTATGTCCCCAATGGTAGAAATGCCACTGTCTTTTCTCAGCATTAGTTCAGACAACACTCAGCTACAGTTGACGAATCATGGGATCAACTTGTGCAAGCATTATAATACCTGAAGAGAGGACTCCAGTGTGGTTtggcggttaagagtggtggactctaatctggagaaccaggttggtttccccactcctacacataaagccagctgggtgaccttgggatagccacagttcttttcaaactctctgggcctcacctacctcacaaagtgtctgttgcagggagaggaaaggaaggagattgtaagccgctttgattctccttaaaaggtagagaaaatcggcttataaaaaccaactcttcttcttctcctctttttttatgtatggctgtttccctcgcagtcactcctctgacgacttcaggtctttgtttcgaTTCTGCATGCCctttcccaccatcagaggtcgcctcgctcttcttcatttccttgcattttgccAGGGTTTTCAGGGACCccttttatcttgaatttgaaaatgtgggcaaaatgtggggaaatgcagggggagagtgaggcgacctctgatggttggacacggcatgcataatccaagcatagacctgaagtcattggaggggtgacgctgagtgaaacacccatgcataaaagaccatagaggaACAGACTCAGATGTTAAAATGGACCAATATGCTGCCCCCAAAGTCCCTTCTTTAGACATTACTGCCTGCACAAATAGATGCTGTTATTTGTGACTGCTGACCTAAGGCTTGCTGCTGGCCCCCAGGCCAACGATTCACTTGCAACTTCCCTGGGAAATTGAAGGGTTGAATCCACTCCCAGACTTGCATGAGATTATAGCTCCTCTTCCAGTGAAACGCCATCGCTCGGCAAGCCATGAACAGTTAATAAGATTAAAGAGTTTCAGTTTCATCTTCTTGGCTGCAAATCTgggttctcaaaactctacaggaGCTGGACTGAGCACAATTTTTCTATTTTGCTCCAAATCCCTTAAATTATCTTCTGTCTAGCTGGTCCTTTGTGTACATTTGTGGTAAACTGCCAAAATGACACTGTAGCAGTATCATCAGACCAGAACATAATACCCTGGTGGACCTTAGAGTCATCTCCTGGACTGCATAATGATACTGTAGTGGATAATCCACAAGGTAAAGGGCCTGGCAGAGAACGATGTTCCAATCCGGATCTCCCATTTGTATTCTAATTTCTTGTTCCCCTCACACAGATCTCTGCTGGGTGCTATCTTAATTACCCAACAATCCCCAAGAATGCCTCCAGGAGAAGATCCCAGACCAAGCTGGCCTTTGTCCCTGTCCCCAAGGCTACCACCTCTGGCATCCATGATGGAAAGAACCAGGCATAACACACTTGCTTGCAAACTTaattatttcattcatttgtaccccacctttctccccaacggggaccccaGGCATTTTatctcattcccctctcctccattttatcctcacagcaaccctgtgatgtaggttaagaTGGCAGAGAGTGTGActctggcccaaggtaacccagcaagcttccatggcatgagtggggatttgaacgcagGTCTTCCAGACAGTAGTCGGACATCCTCCTGGCTCTTCAGAGGTAAATGACACACCCCATCCTAACACGAGACCAAGTCCACATCCAAAACCCTGCAGTGTACGTAAGGGGCCCGCATCCTCTATTATGTCTCCTCACATCCACTGAAGGtgcctttcttttcccccccagaATGATACAATTCCAAAGGTAATTTCCATATCGAATCACTATCCACTCCCgctgacccccaccccaaactgccAGCCCTTACCAATTCTACATTTACACACAAAGCAAggagaaatgcagggagagaatGGAAAAGCAAGAGGAGCCCAGTGACATTATTCATTGTTTAAAGTTGTAATTTTCATGTTGCTCAAGCTTGGTCTTGGCTCTGCCTGTTGCTCTCTCCTTATCGGCCACATCTAGCCAGTATATTAGCAAACAgtcacctttccccccacacttAGGGACAAACTGCCTTCAAGCCCAGCTTGTGGACTCCCCCCATCCCCAGAAGCATATGGCAGACTGCTGTGTGGGAAACCTTAGGGTCCAATCCAGAATGGCTCCTTATGGTCTTCCTTCCGTTtgtgttcattaaaaaaacaaaaagtgtcTATCAAAACAGCATTTCTGGATGCTGCCCAAGACAAAAACACAGACTTGATTTCCCAGGGGAAATACATCCATACAGATTTTAAGTCTAAAGCAGTTTCCTTCGTGTTCTGCGGGAACTGTTCCACAAGCACTCCCAACGAAAGGAAACATCGGCTGGGTCAGAAAGCACCACGGAACCTGAACTCATTTTTGTGGACTGATAGAAGTGATTTAGCAGGCTTACCAGCGTGGGATTGCATGTGTTCCAGGAGATTGTTGTAGAACTGGAATTGGATCCCGCAGGCCCCACAGGTATATGGTTCTGAAAGAGGAAGGTGAGAAGGGGAGAGTTAGACTCCGCCAGGATACAGCTTACCCACACCTCCACAAAGTCCAAAGAATCTCGTGGCTAACGGCAGCTCCCTGCAGTCGACTCAGGTTTGGGCATCAGGAACTGGGACGTGTAGAACTGCCCAAAGAAATTACAGTTAAGTACTCCACACCCGACCCAAGAGAGGGAGTCCAGAATCTACCTGCCTGGAAGGGGAAGGCAAAGCAAAACCATCCAGCTGCCGGCTGTTGCTGCCTAGAACTTCACCAGTGGGACACCTGCTTGAAGTCTATACCTCTTTGCTGGAGCAGGACCCTGAGTTAGAAGTATCTGCTCAGGAGACAGGAGTGCAGCATATTCTTCCCCATAGCTTCTGTGATAAAGCCTGGACTCCTGGGGGGCCACCAAAGGGGCAACTCCAAGGGAGGGCAACTTTGGGGAAGCAGCGCTGACGGGGTCAAGAGGGCCTGCGTCCTTGTTTATTGACCAGAGGTACTGAGAGGGCTAAAGGGGACTcatgttgggggtgggtgggaatcctAGTTTGCAACTGCCTCCTTATTGGGGAGATAGCCAACAGGTTtgtgcattggggagggggctgccatcCCCTGGGATCCTGGGTAGAGGGAGATACAGTGGTGGGACACAGACCGGCTGCTCGTAGAGTCTAGGAGAAGGAGTAAGTATGGTAGCATAGACCACTTGTCTAAGGCGCTGGATTAAGGCTCCAGTCTCTTCAGGGGCATGGGTTTGAATCCCACCCCTGCCAcaaagctttggggaggggc
This window encodes:
- the ZNF618 gene encoding zinc finger protein 618 isoform X3, with the protein product MLPTDSSCIRENASDVTEAPIQKQSNGDEKGILVPHSTTCLLPTCSTDISGKTTDITETPERLKRSQKSMKAEGSDSAASHSLPSEETAPLTEVKVKTEVPDEYVQEVIWQDDAKDSKKSLKDEAGEVPAEICVVIGGVRNQQTLGKLGSYECGICGKKYKYYNCFQTHVRAHTDTEAASGEGASPGNNFRYTCDICGKKYKYYSCFQEHRDLHAVDDPYDQTIIAKDEVKEEEPEPFQKIGPKTGNYTCEFCGKQYKYYTPYQEHVALHAPIKYSRSPLFVAVKTEASPSGKKTPASIIRCSTLFHRTPSGVPPASQSQMFRAPNSGSPGSKATTESAFSRRVESKTQNNFEETNSSSQNSSETASPLVSNPFPLLQKSGQSLDRIVSSQGGKIPKRRQEPIRIHQAPGADHLNGSSTPAEERGSKPYTCGACGIQFQFYNNLLEHMQSHAADNENSLASNHPRSPPAVVEEKWKPHLQRNNANNTSASSSLTNSAIPEKERQTIAERLLRVMCADLGTLSVVSGKEFIKLAQTLVDSGARYGAFSVTEILGNFNTLALKHLPRMYNQVKVKVTCALGSNACLGIGVTCHSQSVGPDSCYILTAYQAEGNSIKSYVLGIKGVDLRDNGDLVHHWVQNVLSEFVMSEIRTVYVTDCKVSSSAFSKAGMCLRCSACALNSVVQSVLNKRTLQARNMHEVIELLNVCEDLAGSTGISKETFGSLEETSPPPCWNSVTDSLLLVHERYEQICEFYSRAKKMNLIQNLNKHLLSNLAAILAPVKQAVIELSNESRPTLQLVLPTYVKLEKLFTSKANDAGIVSKLCHLFLEALKENFKVHSAHKVAMILDPQQKLRPVPPYQHEEIIGKVCELINEVKESWAEEPEFEPSTKKPRTSSESSPTQEDDRSGKNEVYDYLQEPLFQATPDLFQYWSCVTQKHTKLAKLAFWLLAVPAVGARSNCVNMCEQALLIKRRRLLSPEDMNKLMFLKSNML
- the ZNF618 gene encoding zinc finger protein 618 isoform X5 — translated: MLPTDSSCIRENASDVTEAPIQKQSNGDEKGILVPHSTTCLLPTCSTDISGKTTDITETPERLKRSQKSMKAEGSDSAASHSLPSEETAPLTEVKVKTEVPDEYVQEVIWQDDAKDSKKSLKDEAGEVPAEICVVIGGVRNQQTLGKLGSYECGICGKKYKYYNCFQTHVRAHTDTEAASGEGASPGNNFRYTCDICGKKYKYYSCFQEHRDLHAVDDPYDQTIIAKDEVKEEEPEPFQKIGPSMTYRVCNLKTGNYTCEFCGKQYKYYTPYQEHVALHAPIKYSRSPLFVAVKTEASPSGKKTPASIIRCSTLFHRTPSGVPPASQSQMFRAPNSGSPGSKATTESAFSRRVESKTQNNFEETNSSSQNSSEPYTCGACGIQFQFYNNLLEHMQSHAADNENSLASNHPRSPPAVVEEKWKPHLQRNNANNTSASSSLTNSAIPEKERQTIAERLLRVMCADLGTLSVVSGKEFIKLAQTLVDSGARYGAFSVTEILGNFNTLALKHLPRMYNQVKVKVTCALGSNACLGIGVTCHSQSVGPDSCYILTAYQAEGNSIKSYVLGIKGVDLRDNGDLVHHWVQNVLSEFVMSEIRTVYVTDCKVSSSAFSKAGMCLRCSACALNSVVQSVLNKRTLQARNMHEVIELLNVCEDLAGSTGISKETFGSLEETSPPPCWNSVTDSLLLVHERYEQICEFYSRAKKMNLIQNLNKHLLSNLAAILAPVKQAVIELSNESRPTLQLVLPTYVKLEKLFTSKANDAGIVSKLCHLFLEALKENFKVHSAHKVAMILDPQQKLRPVPPYQHEEIIGKVCELINEVKESWAEEPEFEPSTKKPRTSSESSPTQEDDRSGKNEVYDYLQEPLFQATPDLFQYWSCVTQKHTKLAKLAFWLLAVPAVGARSNCVNMCEQALLIKRRRLLSPEDMNKLMFLKSNML